In one window of Miscanthus floridulus cultivar M001 chromosome 12, ASM1932011v1, whole genome shotgun sequence DNA:
- the LOC136497844 gene encoding uncharacterized protein isoform X3 codes for MALPLVPNQRSLSTVGYLNCEVSDSMERSKGDLNDCCEMDRHAKFGFTMNKDHKLEGEHLDASYLWKCSPGTRFKQRMTF; via the exons ATGGCGCTTCCGCTGGTGCCAAATCAGAGAAGCCTGAG CACTGTTGGGTATCTAAATTGCGAAGTTTCGGATTCAATGGAACGATCTAAAGGGGATCTCAATGATTGCTGTGAAATGGACCGGCATGCCAAG TTCGGCTTCACAATGAACAAGGATCATAAGCTTGAAGGGGAGCATTTGGATGCATCTTACTTATGGAAG tgTTCACCTGGAACAAGGTTCAAACAGCGGATGACATTCTAG
- the LOC136497844 gene encoding uncharacterized protein isoform X1 has translation MERTHYPESGADGRDALMREEISTFYDSEDSEDDHYLDDPIKYDLSVWLAELDDATDDVPQIPPAFIVYCRDLLEKGWGWQRLVPYCHGNGNVDWTTFKEYLKEYFIQNAGEVAALCANKKPEKDKDYFCCITGGVKVKDKSIHSHNVSGFIQGVVADMCIEIENNFRFIHHHLFTFSLLKISF, from the exons ATGGAGCGCACACATTACCCAGAGTCAGGAGCAGATGGGCGAGATGCCTTGATGCGGGAGGAGATCAGTACCTTCTACGATTCAGAGGACAGCGAAGACGACCATTATTTGGACGACCCGATCAAGTACGATTTGTCAGTGTGGCTGGCAGAACTGGATGATGCCACCGACGATGTTCCTCAAATCCCGCCAGCATTCATAGTCTATTGCCGAG ATCTTCTTGAGAAAGGATGGGGATGGCAAAGGCTGGTGCCTTACTGTCATGGTAATGGTAATGTTGATTGGACCACTTTTAAGGAATACCTCAAAGAATATTTTATCCAGAATGCCGGTGAAGTTGCCGCTCTTTGTGCGAATAAGAAGCCTGAGAAAGATAAGGACTATTTTTGCTGCATTACTGGTGGTGTTAAAGTCAAAGACAAAAGCATTCATAGCCACAATGTTTCTGGTTTTATCCAGGGTGTTGTAGCTGATATG TGTATAGAAATCGAGAACAACTTTCGCTTCATTCATCATCACCTATTCACCTTCTCACTGCTGAAGATATCATTCTGA
- the LOC136497844 gene encoding uncharacterized protein isoform X2, producing the protein MERTHYPESGADGRDALMREEISTFYDSEDSEDDHYLDDPIKYDLSVWLAELDDATDDVPQIPPAFIVYCRDLLEKGWGWQRLVPYCHGNGNVDWTTFKEYLKEYFIQNAGEVAALCANKKPEKDKDYFCCITGGVKVKDKSIHSHNVSGFIQGVVADMISF; encoded by the exons ATGGAGCGCACACATTACCCAGAGTCAGGAGCAGATGGGCGAGATGCCTTGATGCGGGAGGAGATCAGTACCTTCTACGATTCAGAGGACAGCGAAGACGACCATTATTTGGACGACCCGATCAAGTACGATTTGTCAGTGTGGCTGGCAGAACTGGATGATGCCACCGACGATGTTCCTCAAATCCCGCCAGCATTCATAGTCTATTGCCGAG ATCTTCTTGAGAAAGGATGGGGATGGCAAAGGCTGGTGCCTTACTGTCATGGTAATGGTAATGTTGATTGGACCACTTTTAAGGAATACCTCAAAGAATATTTTATCCAGAATGCCGGTGAAGTTGCCGCTCTTTGTGCGAATAAGAAGCCTGAGAAAGATAAGGACTATTTTTGCTGCATTACTGGTGGTGTTAAAGTCAAAGACAAAAGCATTCATAGCCACAATGTTTCTGGTTTTATCCAGGGTGTTGTAGCTGATATG ATATCATTCTGA